In a single window of the Paenibacillus sp. MMS20-IR301 genome:
- a CDS encoding polyprenyl synthetase family protein: protein MKRMQIFGLLNKDMDQIEKELYRSVQGDDDLLTETSLHLLKAGGKRLRPVFVLMGGKFGQYDLDKLKCIAIPLELIHSASLVHDDVIDDAELRRGEPTVKAKWGDKIAMYTGDYIYAKALVMTSELKNPQIHQILSKAMVEMSIGEMEQIRDFFNSEQSVRHYLRRIRRKTALLIAVSCQLGALAADAGPETARLLYNYGYNVGMAFQIRDDLLDLSGTEKQIGKPPGSDMRQGNITLPVIYSLQDSRLRAALLEELEWIRAGERGVGRAIDLILSGDGISRAEELASRYIAKALNALDQLPGNRTKRNLRDIAYFVTGRAY, encoded by the coding sequence ATGAAGCGAATGCAAATATTTGGCTTGCTGAACAAAGATATGGACCAGATTGAAAAGGAGCTATACCGCAGTGTCCAGGGCGATGATGACCTGCTGACCGAAACCTCGCTGCACCTGCTTAAGGCAGGCGGCAAGCGCCTGCGCCCTGTGTTTGTCCTGATGGGCGGCAAATTCGGACAGTATGATCTCGATAAGCTGAAGTGCATCGCTATTCCGCTTGAGCTGATACATAGCGCTTCGCTTGTCCATGATGATGTGATTGATGATGCCGAGCTGCGGCGCGGAGAGCCTACTGTCAAGGCGAAGTGGGGCGACAAGATCGCCATGTATACCGGCGACTATATTTATGCCAAGGCGCTGGTCATGACTTCGGAGCTGAAGAATCCGCAGATTCATCAGATTCTGTCCAAAGCTATGGTGGAAATGTCAATCGGAGAGATGGAGCAGATCCGTGATTTCTTCAACAGTGAGCAGAGTGTACGCCACTATCTGCGGCGGATCCGCCGCAAGACGGCACTGCTTATTGCAGTGAGCTGTCAGCTGGGTGCTCTGGCGGCCGATGCCGGGCCGGAAACAGCGCGTCTGCTCTATAATTACGGATATAACGTAGGAATGGCGTTTCAGATCCGTGATGATCTGCTCGATCTTTCCGGAACAGAGAAGCAAATCGGCAAGCCTCCGGGCAGTGATATGCGTCAGGGCAACATAACCCTGCCGGTCATCTACAGCCTGCAGGATTCGCGGCTTCGTGCGGCGCTGCTGGAGGAGCTGGAATGGATCCGCGCCGGTGAACGGGGAGTCGGCCGGGCGATTGACCTGATTCTCTCCGGGGATGGCATCAGCCGGGCGGAGGAGCTGGCTTCCCGTTATATTGCCAAAGCGCTGAACGCACTGGATCAGCTTCCCGGCAACCGGACGAAGCGCAATCTGCGCGACATCGCCTATTTTGTTACAGGCCGCGCATATTAG
- the ndk gene encoding nucleoside-diphosphate kinase produces the protein MEQTYLMIKPDGVQRGLIGRIVARLEDKGFKLVAAKLITVTEEQAKKHYAEHDGKDFFPELVGFITSGPVFAMVWEGDDVIALSRLLIGKTKVGEALPGTIRGDYASHTPLNLIHGSDSPESAAREIANFFAPDELAQYNKDIAIWM, from the coding sequence ATGGAACAGACTTATCTTATGATCAAGCCTGACGGTGTACAGCGCGGATTAATCGGACGGATTGTCGCCCGCCTGGAGGATAAGGGATTTAAGCTGGTTGCCGCCAAGCTGATTACGGTTACCGAGGAACAAGCGAAGAAGCATTATGCAGAGCACGACGGAAAGGACTTTTTCCCGGAGCTGGTCGGCTTTATTACCTCCGGTCCTGTATTTGCCATGGTGTGGGAAGGCGACGATGTCATTGCGCTGTCACGGCTGCTGATCGGCAAAACCAAAGTGGGCGAGGCTTTGCCGGGAACGATCCGCGGAGATTATGCCAGCCATACACCGCTTAATTTAATTCACGGGTCAGACTCCCCGGAAAGTGCAGCACGTGAAATTGCCAATTTCTTTGCTCCGGATGAATTGGCCCAGTACAACAAAGACATCGCAATCTGGATGTAA
- a CDS encoding protein-glutamate O-methyltransferase CheR: MAEREESVSAVDPDYTGFIHNIKQSTGIDLAQYKEAQMKRRLTTLRVKNGYHTFSDFFAAMMKDKALFYEFLDRMTINVSEFWRNPNRWEVLRDVILPELQRSGRRLKLWSAACSTGEEPYTLAMILADQNILAQSGILATDIDDGALGKAKQGLYLERSLKDVPKDVAARYFTPEGPVFKVSEGLKKNIDFRKQNLLLDKFDEGFDLIICRNVMIYFTEEAKNKLYHKFSASLRPGGYLFVGSTEQIFTPAQYGFESTETFFYRKK; encoded by the coding sequence ATGGCAGAACGTGAAGAAAGTGTATCAGCCGTGGACCCGGATTACACCGGATTTATTCATAACATCAAGCAGAGCACCGGAATTGATCTCGCCCAGTATAAGGAAGCACAAATGAAGCGCCGGCTTACGACCCTGCGCGTGAAGAATGGTTATCATACATTCAGTGATTTTTTTGCGGCAATGATGAAGGACAAGGCTCTATTCTATGAATTTCTCGACCGCATGACCATTAACGTCTCTGAATTCTGGCGTAATCCGAACCGCTGGGAGGTGCTCCGCGATGTCATTCTGCCTGAGCTGCAGCGTTCGGGCCGCAGGCTGAAGCTGTGGAGTGCGGCCTGTTCGACAGGTGAAGAGCCGTATACCCTGGCGATGATTTTAGCGGATCAGAATATTTTGGCCCAGTCCGGAATTCTGGCTACGGACATCGACGACGGGGCGCTGGGCAAAGCGAAGCAGGGACTGTATCTGGAGCGCTCGCTGAAGGATGTGCCCAAAGATGTGGCCGCGCGTTATTTCACTCCGGAAGGGCCTGTGTTCAAGGTCAGTGAAGGGCTGAAGAAAAATATTGATTTCCGCAAGCAGAATCTGCTGCTGGATAAGTTTGATGAGGGCTTTGATCTCATTATCTGCCGTAATGTAATGATTTATTTCACAGAAGAAGCCAAGAACAAGCTGTATCACAAATTTTCGGCCAGTCTGCGTCCCGGCGGATATTTGTTCGTTGGCAGCACGGAACAGATTTTCACTCCTGCGCAGTATGGCTTTGAGTCTACGGAGACCTTCTTCTACCGTAAGAAATAA
- the aroC gene encoding chorismate synthase, whose amino-acid sequence MSLRYLTAGETHGPQLTAIIEGLPSNLLLNFEELNFQLHRRQKGYGRGRRMQIEKDTAQIVGGVRHGFTTGAPVALVVENKDWTHWKNIMNIEPIPGSDEEKRRVNRPRPGHADLNGGLKYNLTDLRNVLERSSARETAARVAVGAVARQLLAAFGVKIAGQVIRIGEIEAPANQLSVDELIARTEESSVRVVDKETEQKMEAYIDKIKEEGDSIGGIVECIVEGLPVGLGSHVQSDRKLDGAIAGAVMSINAFKGVEIGIGFEAGKLRGSQVHDEIVYEASQGYYRASNRLGGFEGGMTNGMPVVVRGVMKPIPTLYKPLQSVDIDTKEPFTAQVERSDACAVPAACVVLENVVAWEIAKAFLDKFGGDSMEEIRANYNNYLAQLESY is encoded by the coding sequence ATGAGTTTACGCTATTTGACGGCGGGGGAAACGCACGGCCCCCAGCTTACAGCCATTATTGAGGGATTGCCCAGTAACTTGCTACTTAATTTCGAGGAGCTTAATTTCCAGCTGCACCGGAGACAGAAGGGCTACGGCCGGGGACGCCGGATGCAGATTGAGAAGGACACTGCCCAGATCGTAGGCGGTGTGCGTCATGGCTTCACCACCGGTGCTCCGGTAGCACTGGTAGTAGAGAACAAGGACTGGACCCACTGGAAGAACATTATGAATATCGAGCCCATTCCGGGCAGTGATGAAGAGAAGCGGCGGGTAAACCGTCCGCGTCCCGGACATGCCGACCTGAACGGCGGCTTGAAGTATAATCTGACTGACCTGCGCAATGTATTGGAGCGCTCCAGTGCCCGTGAGACGGCAGCAAGAGTAGCTGTAGGCGCAGTGGCGCGTCAGCTGCTGGCGGCATTTGGCGTGAAAATTGCCGGACAAGTCATCCGGATCGGTGAGATCGAAGCGCCGGCCAACCAGTTGTCTGTGGATGAGCTGATTGCCCGGACGGAGGAGTCTTCTGTCAGAGTCGTCGACAAAGAGACGGAGCAGAAGATGGAGGCTTACATAGACAAGATCAAGGAAGAAGGCGACTCCATCGGCGGGATTGTGGAATGTATCGTCGAAGGCCTTCCGGTTGGACTTGGCAGCCATGTACAGTCCGACCGGAAGCTTGACGGTGCAATAGCCGGAGCAGTGATGTCGATCAATGCCTTCAAGGGTGTGGAGATCGGCATTGGATTCGAGGCAGGCAAGCTGCGCGGCTCACAGGTGCATGATGAGATTGTGTACGAGGCTTCGCAGGGATATTACCGGGCAAGCAACCGGCTGGGCGGCTTCGAGGGCGGAATGACCAACGGCATGCCGGTGGTGGTCCGCGGGGTGATGAAGCCGATTCCGACCCTGTACAAGCCGCTGCAGAGCGTAGATATCGACACGAAGGAACCGTTCACTGCCCAGGTGGAGCGTTCGGATGCCTGTGCGGTTCCGGCCGCCTGTGTGGTACTGGAGAATGTGGTCGCCTGGGAGATTGCCAAGGCATTCCTGGATAAATTCGGCGGCGACTCCATGGAAGAGATCCGCGCTAACTATAACAATTATCTCGCACAGCTGGAGAGCTACTAA
- the aroB gene encoding 3-dehydroquinate synthase, with protein MRSITVDLGERSYPIHIGSGLLQGIGGRCIEAGFPQRSPLLVVTDSEVAPRYLAQVEASLRESGYTVVSHIIPAGEASKSLAVYEEVVTSAIQGGLDRSSAVLALGGGVVGDLAGFVAATYMRGTQFMQIPTTILAHDSSVGGKVAVNHPLAKNMLGAFYQPSMVLYDLDTLATLPPRQVSSGLAEAVKHGLILDREFAYWCREHAAELLALNPEALGYALERGCSIKSAVIGNDEREQGQRAILNLGHTIGHAIEAVGGYGVFLHGEAIAIGMAGAALLAAKLGRDRAIYEDTVSMLTALSLPVRLPAEYSEDELMEAMMHDKKFKEGRMTFIVPDAIGRVSIVSDVQQSDVRSVIAQLKKEDSPW; from the coding sequence ATGCGCAGTATTACAGTAGATCTGGGCGAACGTTCCTATCCGATTCATATCGGCAGCGGCCTGCTGCAGGGCATCGGCGGACGCTGTATAGAGGCCGGGTTCCCGCAGCGCAGCCCGCTGCTGGTGGTGACGGACAGCGAGGTGGCTCCGCGTTATCTCGCGCAGGTGGAGGCCTCCTTGCGCGAAAGCGGATATACAGTGGTAAGCCATATTATTCCGGCAGGAGAAGCCTCCAAATCCCTTGCAGTCTATGAAGAGGTTGTTACCTCAGCTATTCAGGGCGGGCTGGACCGCAGCTCAGCGGTGCTGGCGCTCGGCGGGGGGGTGGTGGGGGATCTGGCCGGATTCGTCGCCGCCACCTATATGCGCGGGACCCAGTTCATGCAGATTCCGACGACGATTCTTGCCCATGACAGCAGTGTAGGCGGCAAGGTAGCCGTGAACCATCCGCTGGCTAAGAATATGCTGGGCGCGTTCTATCAGCCGTCCATGGTGCTCTATGATCTGGATACCCTTGCTACACTTCCTCCGCGCCAGGTATCTTCGGGACTGGCTGAAGCGGTGAAGCATGGCCTGATTCTGGACAGAGAGTTCGCCTACTGGTGCCGCGAGCATGCCGCAGAGCTGCTTGCACTGAATCCGGAGGCGCTCGGCTATGCGCTGGAACGCGGCTGTTCCATTAAGTCCGCCGTCATCGGTAACGATGAGCGGGAGCAGGGCCAGCGTGCCATTCTGAATCTGGGACATACCATTGGCCATGCGATTGAAGCCGTTGGCGGTTATGGGGTGTTCCTCCATGGCGAGGCCATTGCTATCGGCATGGCGGGGGCTGCCCTGCTGGCTGCGAAGCTTGGCCGGGACAGAGCGATCTATGAGGATACGGTGTCTATGCTTACCGCGTTGTCCCTGCCGGTCAGACTTCCGGCGGAGTATTCTGAAGATGAACTCATGGAAGCCATGATGCATGATAAGAAGTTCAAGGAAGGCAGAATGACCTTTATCGTGCCGGACGCGATAGGTAGGGTCAGTATTGTGAGCGATGTGCAGCAAAGTGATGTGCGCAGTGTAATCGCTCAGCTTAAGAAGGAGGACAGCCCATGGTGA
- the aroH gene encoding chorismate mutase, protein MVNRGIRGATTVTKNEEAEILRETVVLLREIVERNNVIAEDICSVWITMTEDLDATFPARAIREIEGWEMVPLMCSVEIPVKGSLPQCIRLMVQVNTDKSQRDIRHVYLNEAQRLRPDLSQSK, encoded by the coding sequence ATGGTGAACCGGGGGATTCGCGGTGCAACGACCGTAACGAAAAATGAGGAAGCGGAGATTCTACGTGAGACCGTTGTGCTGCTTAGAGAGATCGTTGAACGCAACAATGTCATTGCTGAAGATATCTGCAGTGTATGGATCACAATGACGGAGGATCTGGATGCTACGTTTCCGGCACGGGCTATCCGCGAGATCGAAGGCTGGGAAATGGTGCCGCTAATGTGTTCGGTCGAGATTCCGGTCAAAGGCAGCCTGCCGCAGTGCATCCGCCTGATGGTCCAGGTGAATACCGACAAGTCGCAGCGGGACATCCGCCATGTATATCTGAACGAGGCCCAGCGGCTCCGTCCGGATCTCTCACAGAGCAAGTAA
- the trpE gene encoding anthranilate synthase component I, translating to MTNPSIEEVVSLSREYNLIPVVKRLLADMETPIRLFQRFAEQDRAFLLESVEGGIQWARYSFIGSNPFLMISGKKGVIHVETGGVQKQLTGKPVEELKALLRSYRSPKLDGMPPFTGGAIGFFGYDLLQYYEKLSPHALDDLNMDDIRFMFCDRIIVFDHVKQQILLVGNLHIKDGDTDSDIRAGYEELSLRLEDLAEELQKEGPKENVNRRSIPQDIDLGEIHSNLTKEQYISNVERAKEYIRAGDIFQVVLSQRLHIETEVSPLHVYRMLRTLNPSPYMYYLKMDEEIIVGTSPEALVKVDGGRVETRPIAGTRPRGESEAQDRELASELLEDEKERAEHLMLVDLGRNDLGRVSKFGTVKCDSFMEIEKYSHVMHMVSNVTGTLAENKDFFDAFLSCLPAGTVSGAPKLRAMEIIAELEREARGAYAGAIGYLGFSGNMDSCITIRTIIFRKGRAYVQAGAGIVWDSVPEKEYEETVNKAKGMLKAIRMAEAMFPAEVKEKQVINQDYMYEYTP from the coding sequence GTGACGAATCCGAGTATTGAAGAAGTGGTGTCGCTGTCGCGGGAGTACAATCTAATTCCGGTTGTAAAGCGGCTGCTGGCTGACATGGAGACGCCTATCCGGTTGTTCCAGCGGTTTGCGGAGCAGGATCGCGCTTTTTTGCTGGAGAGTGTAGAAGGCGGCATTCAATGGGCGCGCTATTCATTTATCGGCAGTAATCCTTTCCTGATGATCTCCGGCAAAAAAGGTGTGATTCACGTCGAAACCGGCGGTGTGCAGAAACAGCTGACGGGTAAACCTGTTGAAGAGTTAAAAGCACTGCTTCGTTCCTACCGCAGTCCCAAGCTGGACGGAATGCCTCCATTTACAGGCGGGGCCATCGGATTCTTTGGTTATGACCTGCTGCAATATTATGAGAAGCTGTCCCCGCATGCGCTGGATGACCTGAATATGGATGATATCCGCTTTATGTTCTGTGACCGGATTATCGTCTTCGATCATGTGAAGCAGCAGATTCTGCTGGTAGGCAACCTTCATATCAAGGATGGCGATACTGATTCTGATATCCGCGCAGGTTATGAGGAGCTGAGCCTCCGCCTGGAGGATCTGGCTGAAGAGCTGCAGAAGGAAGGACCGAAGGAGAATGTCAACCGGCGCAGCATTCCGCAGGACATTGACTTGGGTGAGATTCATTCCAATCTGACCAAGGAGCAGTACATCAGCAATGTGGAGCGGGCGAAGGAATATATCCGGGCCGGCGATATTTTCCAGGTGGTGCTGTCCCAGCGGCTGCATATTGAGACAGAGGTATCCCCGCTGCATGTGTACCGGATGCTCCGGACGCTGAACCCTTCACCCTATATGTATTATCTGAAAATGGATGAGGAGATTATTGTAGGCACTTCGCCGGAAGCGCTGGTTAAAGTGGACGGCGGCCGGGTAGAGACCCGTCCAATTGCCGGAACACGGCCGCGCGGGGAGAGTGAAGCGCAGGACCGCGAGCTCGCTTCCGAGCTGCTTGAGGATGAGAAGGAACGGGCGGAGCATCTGATGCTCGTGGATCTCGGGCGCAATGACCTGGGCCGGGTATCGAAATTCGGAACGGTGAAATGCGATTCCTTTATGGAGATTGAGAAATACTCACATGTCATGCATATGGTCTCGAATGTGACCGGCACGCTTGCCGAGAATAAGGATTTCTTCGATGCCTTCCTCTCTTGCCTCCCGGCAGGAACGGTATCCGGAGCACCGAAGCTGCGGGCGATGGAGATTATCGCTGAGCTGGAGCGGGAAGCACGCGGCGCATATGCCGGAGCGATCGGTTATCTCGGCTTCTCGGGAAATATGGATTCGTGTATTACGATCCGTACCATCATCTTCCGCAAGGGCCGGGCTTATGTTCAGGCTGGAGCGGGAATTGTCTGGGACTCGGTTCCGGAGAAGGAATATGAAGAGACGGTGAACAAGGCTAAAGGCATGCTGAAGGCGATCCGGATGGCTGAAGCGATGTTCCCTGCCGAGGTGAAGGAGAAGCAGGTCATTAACCAGGATTATATGTATGAATATACCCCGTGA
- the trpD gene encoding anthranilate phosphoribosyltransferase: MEASQLIQSGIAGLIEGRDLNRSQAREIMGTIMEGAATSAQIGALLTALRIKGETVEEITGFAEAMRGFGTHVITERSQLLDTCGTGGSGIHKFNISTASAIISSAASVRVAKHGNRSASGRAGSADVLEALGVNIHLNAEQARQCLDSIGICFLFAQIYHPSMKYAAATRRELGVRTVFNMLGPLTNPAGADRQLMGIYDRNKTETVAKVLGELGSKRAMIVSSLDGLDEISISAPTQVSELKHGEVITYEITPQELGLSQHRLEDVLGGDAAENAAIITSVLEGQMNPYRDIVLANAGACIYVAGLADTLKEGVDQARAVVDSGAALSKLEQLKVMTKELDYVS; encoded by the coding sequence ATGGAAGCAAGCCAGTTAATACAATCAGGAATTGCCGGACTCATTGAGGGAAGGGATCTGAACCGCAGCCAGGCCCGTGAGATTATGGGTACAATTATGGAGGGGGCGGCAACATCGGCGCAGATCGGTGCGCTGCTGACTGCACTGCGGATAAAAGGAGAAACGGTCGAGGAAATTACCGGGTTCGCGGAAGCGATGCGCGGGTTCGGTACACATGTGATTACAGAGCGGAGCCAGCTGCTGGATACTTGCGGCACCGGGGGCTCCGGCATTCATAAATTCAATATTTCTACCGCTTCAGCGATTATATCCTCTGCTGCTTCCGTCAGAGTCGCCAAGCACGGCAACCGTTCAGCTTCCGGCCGGGCGGGCAGTGCGGATGTGCTGGAGGCGCTGGGTGTCAATATTCATCTGAATGCAGAGCAGGCCCGGCAATGTCTTGACAGCATCGGTATCTGCTTCCTGTTCGCACAAATCTATCATCCTTCGATGAAATATGCTGCCGCTACCCGCCGTGAGCTGGGTGTACGTACTGTATTCAACATGCTTGGGCCGCTGACGAATCCGGCTGGGGCTGACCGGCAGCTGATGGGGATCTATGACCGTAATAAGACTGAGACCGTAGCCAAGGTGTTAGGAGAGCTTGGGTCTAAGCGGGCGATGATCGTAAGCAGTCTGGACGGACTGGATGAGATCAGCATATCGGCTCCGACTCAGGTTTCGGAACTGAAGCACGGTGAAGTAATCACCTATGAAATTACGCCGCAGGAGCTTGGGCTCAGCCAGCACCGGCTGGAGGATGTGCTTGGCGGAGATGCTGCGGAGAATGCGGCAATTATAACTTCCGTGCTGGAAGGGCAGATGAATCCCTACCGCGATATCGTGCTGGCTAATGCCGGAGCCTGCATTTATGTAGCGGGACTGGCGGATACATTGAAGGAAGGCGTGGACCAGGCGAGAGCCGTCGTAGATTCCGGAGCGGCGCTCAGCAAGCTGGAACAGCTGAAAGTCATGACAAAGGAGCTTGATTATGTATCTTGA
- the trpC gene encoding indole-3-glycerol phosphate synthase TrpC, with the protein MYLERIVATKVKEVEALSQTFSLMEAERAIAALPATRGFREALTNRRNRDIGLIAEVKKASPSKGLIRADFDPVAIAKGYEAGGADCLSVLTDSEYFQGSGLYLQQVRAAVSLPLLRKDFIIDEKQIYEARLLGADAILLIAAILTPQQLGAFTDTAAALGLDILIEVHDRSELEMVLATGKADHPAVLLGINNRNLKTFETSLSATAELAALLPEGVPVISESGIAGPDDIAFLSKTRATGVLVGEYLMRRPDVELAVHELLGPLPAGKDRALHG; encoded by the coding sequence ATGTATCTTGAGCGGATTGTTGCCACTAAAGTAAAAGAGGTTGAAGCGTTAAGCCAGACATTTTCCTTAATGGAGGCTGAACGGGCCATTGCTGCCCTGCCGGCTACAAGAGGATTCCGTGAGGCATTGACAAACCGGAGGAACCGGGACATAGGGCTGATCGCCGAAGTGAAGAAGGCTTCACCGTCCAAAGGGCTGATCCGTGCCGATTTCGATCCGGTAGCGATTGCCAAAGGGTATGAGGCCGGAGGAGCCGACTGCCTGTCGGTGCTTACGGATAGTGAATACTTCCAGGGCAGCGGACTGTATTTGCAGCAGGTAAGAGCGGCTGTCAGCCTTCCGCTGCTCCGCAAGGACTTTATCATCGATGAGAAGCAGATTTATGAGGCGCGTTTGCTTGGGGCGGATGCCATACTGCTGATCGCCGCTATTCTGACGCCGCAGCAGCTTGGGGCCTTCACGGATACCGCGGCTGCACTTGGGCTGGATATCCTGATTGAAGTCCATGACCGCAGCGAGCTGGAGATGGTGCTGGCCACCGGCAAAGCCGATCACCCCGCCGTCCTGCTGGGCATCAACAACCGCAATCTGAAGACCTTTGAGACGTCGCTGTCCGCAACTGCTGAACTGGCTGCATTGCTGCCGGAGGGCGTTCCTGTAATCAGCGAGAGCGGTATTGCCGGTCCGGATGATATTGCATTCTTGAGCAAAACCCGGGCAACCGGTGTGCTGGTGGGGGAATATCTGATGCGGAGGCCTGATGTGGAACTGGCAGTACATGAGCTGCTCGGGCCTCTTCCAGCCGGAAAGGACCGTGCGCTGCATGGCTGA
- a CDS encoding phosphoribosylanthranilate isomerase, translating to MADTLVKICGLQGVEVLKSMKSLPLDYVGFVFAQSRRRVTAETAAGMTAELRTWENGQVPRAAGVFVNPELAGLAELLGTVPLDVIQLHGDESPQFCREVKQAFPQVEVWKALSVTGRAPDAAEIHALLEGYAGAADVLLLDTYDPQGSGGSGRTFDWEQIPLYQQAAADYALPLFIAGGLHPDNVQELLEGYAPYGVDVSSGVESDGSKDIVKMTAFVERVKQS from the coding sequence ATGGCTGATACCCTTGTAAAAATCTGTGGACTTCAGGGCGTTGAAGTGCTAAAATCTATGAAGAGTTTACCGCTGGATTACGTTGGTTTTGTATTTGCCCAAAGCCGCCGCAGAGTTACTGCGGAGACGGCTGCCGGAATGACTGCAGAGCTGAGGACATGGGAGAATGGACAGGTGCCCCGTGCAGCAGGCGTATTCGTGAACCCGGAGCTTGCCGGACTCGCTGAGCTGCTTGGAACTGTTCCGCTGGATGTGATACAGCTCCATGGTGATGAGAGCCCGCAATTCTGCAGGGAGGTCAAGCAGGCTTTTCCGCAGGTTGAGGTATGGAAGGCTCTGTCGGTCACGGGCCGCGCCCCTGATGCTGCAGAGATTCATGCTCTGCTGGAGGGCTACGCCGGGGCTGCTGATGTACTGCTGCTGGATACCTACGACCCGCAGGGCAGCGGAGGCTCCGGCCGGACGTTTGACTGGGAGCAGATACCGTTATACCAGCAGGCGGCAGCGGACTATGCGCTGCCTTTATTTATAGCCGGAGGACTGCATCCGGATAATGTGCAGGAACTGCTGGAGGGCTATGCTCCTTATGGTGTGGATGTCTCCAGCGGAGTAGAAAGTGACGGCAGTAAAGATATCGTTAAAATGACAGCATTTGTAGAAAGGGTGAAGCAATCATGA
- the trpB gene encoding tryptophan synthase subunit beta, with protein sequence MIQVPDKNGRFGSFGGRFVPETLMNALIELEEAYRKYSADPAFQEEIDYLLKQYSGRETPLYYAERLSKHLGEAKIYLKREDLNHTGAHKINNAIGQGILAKMMGKTKVIAETGAGQHGVATATVAALLGMECKVFMGEEDTRRQALNVFRMKLLGAEVIPVTSGSRTLKDAGNEALRYWVSNVEDTFYVLGSAVGPHPYPMMVRNFQRIIGDETRHQILEAEGRLPDLLVAAVGGGSNAIGMFYPFMEDEQVAMIGVEAAGKGIDTPFHAATMSKGSHGVFQGSLSYLLQDEHGQVIEAHSISAGLDYPGVGPEHSYLKDIERAQYVPVTDEEALEALKLLCVTEGIIPALESAHAIAHVVKLGKTLTKDDIVVICLSGRGDKDVESIMAYTEGAGK encoded by the coding sequence ATGATACAAGTACCGGACAAGAACGGACGTTTTGGTTCTTTTGGAGGCCGCTTCGTTCCTGAAACGCTGATGAATGCACTGATTGAGCTGGAGGAAGCCTACCGCAAGTATTCGGCAGATCCGGCCTTTCAGGAGGAGATAGATTACCTGCTGAAGCAATACTCCGGACGTGAGACCCCGCTGTATTATGCGGAACGGCTGAGCAAGCATCTTGGCGAGGCCAAGATCTACCTGAAGCGTGAAGATCTGAATCATACGGGAGCCCATAAGATTAACAACGCAATCGGACAAGGCATCCTGGCTAAAATGATGGGCAAAACAAAAGTCATTGCCGAGACCGGAGCCGGCCAGCACGGAGTGGCGACAGCGACTGTAGCAGCCCTGCTCGGCATGGAATGTAAGGTATTCATGGGTGAAGAGGATACCCGCCGCCAGGCGCTGAACGTGTTCCGCATGAAGCTGCTCGGTGCAGAGGTCATCCCGGTAACCTCCGGATCGAGAACCCTGAAGGATGCCGGTAATGAAGCGCTTCGCTACTGGGTGAGCAATGTTGAAGATACGTTCTATGTGCTCGGCTCTGCTGTAGGCCCGCATCCGTATCCGATGATGGTCCGCAACTTCCAGCGCATCATCGGGGATGAGACCCGGCACCAGATTCTTGAGGCGGAAGGAAGATTGCCCGATTTGCTGGTTGCCGCTGTAGGCGGAGGCAGCAATGCCATCGGGATGTTCTATCCGTTCATGGAGGATGAGCAGGTGGCGATGATTGGCGTTGAGGCGGCAGGCAAAGGCATCGATACCCCGTTTCATGCAGCGACAATGAGCAAAGGAAGCCATGGCGTATTCCAGGGCTCGCTCAGCTACCTGTTACAGGATGAACACGGGCAGGTCATTGAAGCCCATTCCATCTCAGCCGGACTGGATTATCCCGGTGTCGGACCTGAGCACTCTTATCTGAAGGATATAGAGCGTGCACAGTATGTACCGGTTACGGATGAGGAGGCGCTGGAAGCACTGAAGCTGCTCTGCGTCACTGAAGGCATTATTCCGGCGCTTGAATCCGCCCATGCCATCGCCCATGTGGTGAAGCTCGGCAAGACCCTGACCAAGGATGACATTGTCGTGATCTGCCTGTCCGGTCGCGGGGACAAAGATGTGGAATCGATTATGGCCTATACAGAAGGGGCGGGGAAGTAA